CACTAACAGAGTCGCATTCCAAAGCATTCAAAAATGCTTTAGAAGCTGAATTACTTATAGAGGCACCACAAGGATTATTGTGTTTTAAAATAACAGAGGCATACATGTCGGTTGTCAGTGCATCTTTTTCTGAGTAGCCAAATTCTAAAACTGTTGAAAGTGCCGACTCTAGATCTAATAGATTGTTATAACTTAAGTCTTTTCCTTGTAATTGTTCTGCTGAGTTCCATCCAATGTTACTTAAACCATACCAGAAAGCTTTTTGATGTGGATTCTCCCCATATCTTAAGGTTTTGATTAGTGGATAAGATTCAATATATTTGGAAGCTTGTAAATCTCTTTTTTTTCTTATCCAATTAGATATTGCAGCGTCATAGTCTGCTGTATGTTGAAAAGCTTCAAGAGCTAATTTTGCTTTATATGAGTCTTTCAATTCACCTTTTTTACTTTCTTCAAGAAAATTTTGATACTGACTAGGATCTACTAAAACGGAGACATCTTTATGATTTTTAGCTGCAGAACGAATCATAGATGGCCCTCCGATATCAATATTTTCAATAGCAGCTTCCCATTTAGCTCCCTGATCTACAGTTTTTTTAAAAGGATATAAATTTACTACTACTAAGTCAATTAACTCAAGATTGTTAGCTTCTATATCTTTTTTATGTTCCTCATCAGTTCTTTTAGCTAATATTCCTCCGTGTATTTTTGGATGTAAAGTTTTAACTCTCCCTCCAAGAATTTCTGGAGAATTAGTAAAATCAGCAACTTTAATAACTGGAATTTTAGCCTCTATAAGATGTTTGGCAGTTCCTCCACTTGATAGAATTTTATAATTAAGTTGCTCTACCAATTTCTTACAAAATGGAATAATATTTTTTTTATCAGAGACACTTACTAAAGCTAATGGAGACATTATGGGAAAGTTTGCTTACTTAAGAATATAAACATGAAATATGCTATCAATCATGAATTTGTCTCGATTAGCTCTCAAACTGCAACTCATAGAATTATTTTGATGCATGGTTGGGGAGCTGATTCAGATGACCTTTTGACATTTGGAAAGGAGATGACTGAAAAAATAAATCTTGATTTTGAGTTAATTTCTTTGAGGGCTCCTGGATTACACCCAAGCGGTCAGGGAAGACAGTGGTATGGATTATACCCACATGATTGGAATGGAGCTGAGGTTGAAGTAAATAAACTTCTAGTTACATTAAAAAAATTTGATACTAATCAAATTCCACTAAAAAAAACAATTTTGTTGGGGTTCTCTCAGGGGGCGGCAATGGCAATTGATGCAGGATTCAAATTAAATTTTGGATTAATTGTTGCTTGTAGTGGTTATCCTCACCCCAACTGGGCCCCAGGAAAAAAATGCTCGCCATTTATTATTAGTCATGGTTTATTTGATGACGTCGTGCCTATAGATGCTTCTAGGACTATTTATGAAAAGGTAAAGATTAAATCTTCTAAATTTTGTGAATTATTAGAATTCGATGGATTTCATCAAATTGATTCAAATTTAATTAATTTTATAAGTTCAAATATAAGTAATATTTTTTAAACAAAAGCATATTCGTATTCTTCAATCTCTTCCCAATCATCTGCAGTAAGTTCTAGGCCTTCAAATATTTTTTCTTCACCAATTCCTTCAACTACAACTTTTAGTGATGGAAATAGAAAATGATTTTCTTCAGCATATTGCGCGCTAAATAACCCTTTTTCACCCCAAAAAAACCTATCGGTGGTATGTTCATTTCTTCTGACATTGAAGACTGAAGGTGCAGAGAGACCATTTTCAGCTATGAATCTTCTTGCTGCTGTAACTGGTTTATGTTTGCCAGTTTCGATATGATAAATAGGTACATGTGCCATTACTCTTTGGCCAGCCAATCTTCTTCTGCTGATTCTCTTTCTCTTTTTTGACATTGATTGGTACTCCTGAAATTATTAATGAGATTAGTCTTGTTTATTTTTACTAATCTTACTATCTGTGATTTTGAATTCACTTCGAATTACATAGAGGACCCATCAACCCCTGATGTAGCTTAAAATATGATTAAATGTTCATATTTAAGGCTGGCTTAAGTCAGACCTCTTTATATATCTTAATACTTTTTTCATATTTTACAAGCCCTTTTTCAAATTTTTCCAAAAATTTCTCTAAATTTCATTTATCATGGACCTCTCAAAAAAATTTGAAGAATTAATCATAAAACAGTTAGAGAGTTTCGGTTGCTCCATGGGTGTGACTCATTTAGTAATGTATCTTGCTTCAGCTAAGCAAGGAACTAAAGCATCTTTTGAATTGATTGGGCAATGGCCGCAGACTGATAGACTCCTAAAATCAATAGAAGACGATCCTTCACTAAAAGTTTCTTCTCCTAATAGAAGATGGTACCCTCTTCAAGAAAATGATATTCTCCTTGGTGTCCTTAGGGTAGAAACTGATTTGAGGGGAGGAAATTGGCCAGTATCTCTTGATTCCAGAATAAAAGCGCTTTCAATATCTTTAGCTAAATGCGTTTCTATCGAATTAGAACGTCAAAATAAAAATAAAGAAATTGATTATTTAAAAAATCAGGTCAATGTCATAATTCATCAATTGAGGAATCCATTAGCTGCTCTAAGAACATATGCAAAATTACTAATCAAAAGACTTGGTTCAGATGATGACTCTATTGAAATAGTTGAACGCATGATAATAGAGCAAAAACAAATTAATAATTATATGGACTCTTTTGCGCAATTAAATACAACTATTCAACTTCCCTTAGACATTGGAGAAGAAAGATTATTATTACCACCAAATTTAGATAATAAAATGGAAATAACTATTCAGAGTTTATTGAGGCCAATTTTAGAAAGGGGTAAAGCTAACGCGAAATTAGAAAATAGAGATTGGACAGAACCTTCTCTGTGGCCACATTGGGCTTTATCGCCATTAAAGGCAAAATATGCTGTCATCGCTGAAATTGTTGCCAATTTATTAGAAAATGCATTTAAATATGCCCAAAAAGATGCTGAGATTGGCCTTGCTATTACGAGTAAAGGTATTTGCATATTCGATGATGGTAAAAAAATAACCAAAAATGAGAATGAAAAAATTTTTCAAAAAGGTTTTAGAGGATCTGCTGCTAAGAAGCAGGACGGAACCGGTGTGGGACTTTTTTTAGCTAGGAAATTAGCACAACAAATTGGAGGAGATTTGAGATTGTTGGAAAATAACTCGATTGATAATACTGAGAAATTCAAAAATCTTAAGAAGAAAAATATTTTCTATTTAGAACTACCTATAAAAGAATTGCATGCATAAACAACATTGTAGTTTCAACAAGTACAACACTTGCACCGCAGACATCTCCATTAAAGCCTCCAATTTGTTTACCCAGTATGTTTGGGATAGAGTAGCTTAGAAAAATACCAATCAAAATAAGAAATAAAAATTTTATTATTATTGCTTGGGATGTAATTGAAACTAATTGGTATGCAATGAAAATTAAAAGAAAAATAATGGAGATCAAAGATTCTTTTTTCAGTCCATTCCAAAACTTTTTGTGACTAATAGATTTTTTCTTATAACTCATATATTTAAACTTTTCTATAAAAAATAAATTTGAAAATCTTCCCCAAAATAAGCATATAGGTAAAACAAAAATTATTAGGTTTTGAATTTTCAATATGCAAGCAATTTGAATTAAAGTTATAAAAACTAAAGCTTGAACACCGAAGGATCCAACTTTACTGTCTTTCATGGCTTTTAAACGTTTCTTTTTACCCGCAAAAATACCATCGAAAGTATCCATTAAACCATCAATGTGCAGACCACCAGTAATTAGATAGCCTGAAGCCAAACAAATTAATGTAGATGCATAAATGGACCAAGAGTTTGTTATTAAAAAAAGAAAAATATAGCTCTGTATTGTTCCAATAAAAAATCCTAAAGGCGGCGCAAATTGTGCAATATTTTTAAATTCGGGTTTAATTAAAGGTAACTTTGGAAATGTCGTATAGAAAATCCAAGATCCTGCAAAATTTTTTATTAAATATTTTATGATGAGATAAAAATAGATTCAATATTAAATAATAGAGTAGATTAAATGAAAAAGGATTAAAAATTTTATAAATTATCGTGTTTGAATTTGAAATTACATCGAATTGCAGTAATACAGGAGCAAGAACTGGTATTTTTCATACACCAAATGGTCAGGTAAATACACCAAAATTTATGCCTGTGGGTACTTTGGCAACGGTTAAAGGAATTTCATCTAAGCAGTTAATCTCTACAGGATCAGAAATGATTCTCTCAAATACCTTTCATCTTCATCTACAACCTGGAGAAAAATTAGTTAAAGATTCTGGCGGAATACATAACTTTATGAATTGGCCTAAGCCTATTCTTACTGATTCAGGTGGATATCAAGTTTTTAGTTTGGCTAAATTAAATAATATTTCTGATAAAGGTGTGGAATTTAAAAATCCAAGAGATGGTAGTCATGTATTTTTATCTCCTGAAAAAGTAATACAGATTCAAATGGATCTTGGATCAGATGTTGCGATGGCTTTTGATCATTGTCCTCCTCACACAGCTAGTGAAAATGATATTGAGGACTCTTTACAAAGAACTCAT
The Prochlorococcus marinus XMU1405 genome window above contains:
- the purH gene encoding bifunctional phosphoribosylaminoimidazolecarboxamide formyltransferase/IMP cyclohydrolase; the encoded protein is MSPLALVSVSDKKNIIPFCKKLVEQLNYKILSSGGTAKHLIEAKIPVIKVADFTNSPEILGGRVKTLHPKIHGGILAKRTDEEHKKDIEANNLELIDLVVVNLYPFKKTVDQGAKWEAAIENIDIGGPSMIRSAAKNHKDVSVLVDPSQYQNFLEESKKGELKDSYKAKLALEAFQHTADYDAAISNWIRKKRDLQASKYIESYPLIKTLRYGENPHQKAFWYGLSNIGWNSAEQLQGKDLSYNNLLDLESALSTVLEFGYSEKDALTTDMYASVILKHNNPCGASISNSASKAFLNALECDSVSAFGGIVAFNSNVDSETAIQLKDIFLECVVAPSFDEEALEILKVKKNLRILKFSKDQLPKKNQNSTKSIMGGLLVQDTDDNEEKTENWISVTNKNPSNQTNLDLNFAWKICKHVKSNAIVIAKDQKTIGIGAGQMNRVGAAKIALKAAGRLCSDAVLASDGFFPFADTVELANEYGIKAIIQPGGSLRDKESIDMCNSKGISMVFTQKRHFLH
- a CDS encoding alpha/beta hydrolase; translation: MKYAINHEFVSISSQTATHRIILMHGWGADSDDLLTFGKEMTEKINLDFELISLRAPGLHPSGQGRQWYGLYPHDWNGAEVEVNKLLVTLKKFDTNQIPLKKTILLGFSQGAAMAIDAGFKLNFGLIVACSGYPHPNWAPGKKCSPFIISHGLFDDVVPIDASRTIYEKVKIKSSKFCELLEFDGFHQIDSNLINFISSNISNIF
- a CDS encoding DUF3155 domain-containing protein yields the protein MSKKRKRISRRRLAGQRVMAHVPIYHIETGKHKPVTAARRFIAENGLSAPSVFNVRRNEHTTDRFFWGEKGLFSAQYAEENHFLFPSLKVVVEGIGEEKIFEGLELTADDWEEIEEYEYAFV
- a CDS encoding sensor histidine kinase, which encodes MDLSKKFEELIIKQLESFGCSMGVTHLVMYLASAKQGTKASFELIGQWPQTDRLLKSIEDDPSLKVSSPNRRWYPLQENDILLGVLRVETDLRGGNWPVSLDSRIKALSISLAKCVSIELERQNKNKEIDYLKNQVNVIIHQLRNPLAALRTYAKLLIKRLGSDDDSIEIVERMIIEQKQINNYMDSFAQLNTTIQLPLDIGEERLLLPPNLDNKMEITIQSLLRPILERGKANAKLENRDWTEPSLWPHWALSPLKAKYAVIAEIVANLLENAFKYAQKDAEIGLAITSKGICIFDDGKKITKNENEKIFQKGFRGSAAKKQDGTGVGLFLARKLAQQIGGDLRLLENNSIDNTEKFKNLKKKNIFYLELPIKELHA
- a CDS encoding adenosylcobinamide-GDP ribazoletransferase, yielding MYFYLIIKYLIKNFAGSWIFYTTFPKLPLIKPEFKNIAQFAPPLGFFIGTIQSYIFLFLITNSWSIYASTLICLASGYLITGGLHIDGLMDTFDGIFAGKKKRLKAMKDSKVGSFGVQALVFITLIQIACILKIQNLIIFVLPICLFWGRFSNLFFIEKFKYMSYKKKSISHKKFWNGLKKESLISIIFLLIFIAYQLVSITSQAIIIKFLFLILIGIFLSYSIPNILGKQIGGFNGDVCGASVVLVETTMLFMHAILL